The genomic DNA TCCGGCTCTACGCCGATCTCGCCGCGACCGACCATCGGGCGGTCTTTCGGAGCATCCAGGCCCCGGTTCTTTCGATGATGGGAAGACATGGCTTCTACGCCCAGGGCGTTCCGGAGCTGCTTGGCCTCAGAGCGGGCCAAGAAGTCCAATGGTTCGAAAATAGCGGCCACCTGCCGTTTTGGGAGGAGGCCGACCGTTTCAACTCCCTTTTGCTCGACCGCTTCGCATGAGCGGCTTCGTTCAAATCGCCGGCGTCCGCAGCCGGGAGGAGGCTTCGATGCTGGTCGAAGCCGGCGTCGACGCCCTGGGTTTTCCCTTACGGCTGGACCATCACGCCGAGGATTTGCCGGAAAGCGAGGCTCGCGAGATCATTGCCGGTCTGCCAGAAAAGGTCCGGCCGGTGCTGATCACTTATTTGGACCGGGCCGAGGAGATTTTGGAATTGTCGCGCTATCTCGGCGTCCGGGGACTCCAGCTGCATGGTCCGGTCGAGCTCGAGGAGGCCCGGAAATTGAAAAGCCGGGCACCCAATCTGTGGCTCCTTAAGAGCCTGGTGATTCGCGGCGGCAATGAAGCGGGATTGTCCGAGGAGCTGAAGGCTTGGTCGGACTTGGCCGATGCCTTCCTGACCGACACCTACGACCCCGAATCGGGAGCCAGCGGCGCCACCGGAAAAACCCACGACTGGGAAATCAGCCGGCGGCTGGCCGAGCAAAGCCCCAAGCCGCTGATATTGGCCGGCGGCCTGAATCCGCGCAACGTGGCGGCCGCGATCGCTCAAGTGAGACCTTGGGGCGTCGATGTGCATACCGGGGTCGAAGACCGGCAAGGGTGGAAAGACCGAAAGAAAGTGGGGGATTTTTTGGCCGAAGCGCGGCAAGCCTTCCTTAAAGCCCGCCCGAAGCCTTGAAAGCCTCCAAGCCATCGAGCAGGACCTTGGCCTTCTGCTCCTCCGGCTCTGACAACTTGCCCGAAGCGAGCTTCCGCCGAAGCTCTGCGGTGAAGGCTTCCCGGCTTAGTCCGCCATTATCGTCCGGCTTCTCGGCGGCCGCGAAGCTTCGCCGGTCTTCCTCGAGGAAGAGCGCTTCGCGGACTTGACCGTCCACCGGACCTTGGGCTTGCAGCCCGTAGTAGGCCAAGAGGGTCGGATAGACGTCGACGATCCGGGCATGGGGCAGGACGCCGGGGCGGATGCCGGGTCCGTGGAACATCAGGGGAATGTGGCGGTCCTCGCGCCAAGGCGAGCCGTGGCCGCTGGGCCGCGGATCGTGGAACTGGGTCCGCTTGCTGGTCATCAGGACCAAGTCGCCGACCTTGAAATCATCGAAGAGCTGGGGCATGGCCACGACCGCGTCGGGGATGGCGAGATGGCCAGTCGCTTTCAGCCAAGCCTCCTCGTCGTGGAACTCGCGATTTTCGGCCCAGCGCCGGATCAGGGGATCGGTCAAGTATTCCAGCGGGTCCTGACCGGGATCGGGCCGGTAGGAATATAAAATTTCATCTCCCACTTTCTTGCGGAGCAGCAAGGCATGCTGGCCGTCGCGGTGGACATGGATTTTGTCCAGGCCCTCGGCGGTCACCAGCCATTCGATGTCGGGGTGGGCCAGCAAGCGCTCGACCAAGTCGATCCGCTTGCCGTCGGCCGCCGGGTAGTCGCGCAGCTCGCGGTAAGTCGGCCGCCGCGACCAATCGTCGCCCAATTTGAAGTAAAGGTTGGAGAAGGTCACGCCATGGTCGCCCCACATGACCTGGCTCTTTTGGGGATCGGCGAGGGCTCGCAGCCCGATTTGGCGAAGGTAAGCCCCCAAATCGACCATTCCGCCGTCGACGTCGTGCTGGCCGTGATCGCTGGTCACGACCAGCAGGGTTTTATCGGCGATGCCGCGATCTTCCAGCGTGCGCTCGAGCTGGCCGAGGAAGCGGTCATAGAGCCGAAACAAGTCTTGGGCCCGTTCGCTCTGGGGATGAACGTAGTGATTGACCAAGTCCATGCCGTAGCAAACCACTATGCTGAAGCGGGGCAGCTTTTCCAACGGCTCCTCTTGAAAGCGCTTCAAAGCGGCACCCAGCGCCTTGACGTCGAAGGTTTCGTAGAAACCTTGGACCTTGCCCTCGTAGCCGGTGAGGACGGGCGGAAATCCCGGAACCACCTCGGTGGCTCCGCTGTTGGCGGTCTCGTAGATCGCCAGGCTGGGGTGGCCCTGCAGGGTTTCGAAAATCAGCGCCGGCCGGTCATCCTTGATCCGATCGTCGAACACTTGGAGGTAGTTGAAGAGGAAGAGATTGGTCCAGGACCAATATTGCGGATGGAGATAGTCGATGTATTTTTCCA from bacterium includes the following:
- a CDS encoding phosphoribosylanthranilate isomerase; the encoded protein is MSGFVQIAGVRSREEASMLVEAGVDALGFPLRLDHHAEDLPESEAREIIAGLPEKVRPVLITYLDRAEEILELSRYLGVRGLQLHGPVELEEARKLKSRAPNLWLLKSLVIRGGNEAGLSEELKAWSDLADAFLTDTYDPESGASGATGKTHDWEISRRLAEQSPKPLILAGGLNPRNVAAAIAQVRPWGVDVHTGVEDRQGWKDRKKVGDFLAEARQAFLKARPKP
- a CDS encoding alkaline phosphatase family protein, whose product is MKRWILLFLLFTGCAYRSASLLPPAVSEPAPIRDRYVLILLLDGARPGELDQAVAAGLMPNLKRLFYQEGARFENALTVFPTVSTPAHQALLSGLQPGHHGIPNLDWFSRPLEKYIDYLHPQYWSWTNLFLFNYLQVFDDRIKDDRPALIFETLQGHPSLAIYETANSGATEVVPGFPPVLTGYEGKVQGFYETFDVKALGAALKRFQEEPLEKLPRFSIVVCYGMDLVNHYVHPQSERAQDLFRLYDRFLGQLERTLEDRGIADKTLLVVTSDHGQHDVDGGMVDLGAYLRQIGLRALADPQKSQVMWGDHGVTFSNLYFKLGDDWSRRPTYRELRDYPAADGKRIDLVERLLAHPDIEWLVTAEGLDKIHVHRDGQHALLLRKKVGDEILYSYRPDPGQDPLEYLTDPLIRRWAENREFHDEEAWLKATGHLAIPDAVVAMPQLFDDFKVGDLVLMTSKRTQFHDPRPSGHGSPWREDRHIPLMFHGPGIRPGVLPHARIVDVYPTLLAYYGLQAQGPVDGQVREALFLEEDRRSFAAAEKPDDNGGLSREAFTAELRRKLASGKLSEPEEQKAKVLLDGLEAFKASGGL